A region of Paenibacillus sp. 37 DNA encodes the following proteins:
- a CDS encoding alpha/beta hydrolase family protein codes for MMSQRGITSEDLYQITWVNDPTPSPQGGQLVYVSRKTNEARDGYCSHLRLLHLGSQKDRPFTSGEKDHSPAWSPDGSQLAFLREVNGKSQVWIIASDGGEAQQISHLTHGVSSLLWSPDGHTILVKSSVDMSGDEESEHTDPIDDKPKLLQEHVVDRIRMKSDASGLWNGRRSHLFALAPIDAEAIPVTTGHYDVGDYAWSPDGTSIAWIAQMPEAGEEHNDYTLTNHVYLAKADGSNVQQLTPEGYTFSRLTFAPDAQSLALLASDRSYGNATLVKLYTLPISGGEPVCLSTDWDVQLNHSIVGDMRSHLTTTGPVFSRDGSSIFCLATIHGSVRIAKFARDGSSAEYILPDEREIYQFAELENGQIVAAVADTQNPGDLYMYEQPGDPGVEPIQLTRSNPQLEDEIHLSTPETFWFNSSDGLRLQGWIMKPHGMVDGVKIPTILEIHGGPHMMYGFTFMHEFQILAAQGYAIVYINPRGGLGYGQQFVDACRGDYGGGDYRDLMESVDYALSQYEFIDESRLGVTGGSYGGFMTNWIVGHTDRFKAAVTQRSISNWLSFYGVSDIGYFFTEDQIGGNAWDDTEKLWKHSPLAYVGNVSTPLLILHGEQDLRCPIEQAEQLYIALKRRKQTTRLVRFPGANHELSRGGHPHLRVRRLEHIAGWFNEYL; via the coding sequence ATGATGAGTCAGCGCGGCATAACATCGGAAGATCTTTATCAGATTACATGGGTTAATGATCCAACTCCGTCTCCTCAAGGCGGACAACTGGTATATGTAAGCCGGAAAACGAATGAAGCACGTGACGGTTATTGTTCTCACCTGAGACTGCTGCATTTGGGGAGTCAGAAGGACAGGCCCTTTACCTCTGGAGAGAAGGATCATTCCCCTGCCTGGTCACCCGATGGATCTCAGCTGGCCTTTTTAAGAGAGGTTAATGGGAAATCCCAAGTGTGGATTATCGCATCAGATGGCGGAGAAGCACAGCAAATCAGTCACCTGACACATGGCGTCAGCTCCTTGCTCTGGTCACCAGACGGTCATACCATACTTGTGAAATCATCCGTGGATATGAGCGGAGATGAAGAATCAGAACATACAGATCCTATAGACGATAAACCCAAACTGCTGCAAGAACATGTCGTAGACCGGATTCGCATGAAATCAGATGCCAGTGGATTATGGAACGGTCGACGTTCCCACCTTTTCGCTCTCGCACCAATCGATGCGGAAGCAATACCTGTAACTACAGGTCACTATGACGTTGGAGACTACGCTTGGTCCCCGGACGGAACATCCATCGCATGGATTGCACAGATGCCCGAAGCAGGCGAGGAACACAACGATTACACCCTGACCAATCATGTGTACCTTGCTAAGGCAGACGGGTCGAATGTGCAGCAGTTGACCCCGGAAGGATATACGTTCAGCCGACTGACATTTGCACCCGATGCACAATCCCTGGCACTGCTCGCTAGTGACCGTTCTTATGGAAATGCCACGCTTGTGAAGCTATATACCCTTCCTATATCAGGTGGTGAACCCGTATGTCTAAGCACGGATTGGGACGTACAGTTAAATCACAGCATTGTTGGTGACATGCGATCACATCTGACAACCACGGGACCTGTATTCAGTCGGGATGGTTCATCCATCTTCTGTCTCGCAACCATTCATGGTAGTGTACGCATCGCCAAATTCGCACGAGACGGCAGCAGTGCCGAGTATATATTGCCTGACGAACGGGAGATTTATCAATTTGCCGAGTTGGAAAACGGGCAGATCGTTGCTGCTGTTGCCGATACACAAAATCCTGGTGATCTCTATATGTATGAACAACCGGGAGATCCCGGGGTAGAACCGATTCAACTCACCCGCAGCAATCCACAGCTTGAGGATGAGATCCACCTTAGTACACCGGAAACCTTCTGGTTTAATTCCTCAGATGGCCTGCGTCTGCAAGGTTGGATCATGAAACCTCATGGCATGGTCGACGGGGTCAAAATCCCGACCATTCTGGAGATTCATGGCGGACCGCACATGATGTATGGTTTTACATTTATGCACGAGTTCCAGATTCTCGCTGCACAAGGCTACGCTATTGTGTATATCAATCCACGCGGGGGGCTCGGATACGGGCAGCAATTCGTAGATGCCTGTCGCGGAGATTATGGCGGTGGCGATTATCGCGATCTTATGGAGAGCGTGGATTATGCCCTATCCCAATATGAGTTTATCGATGAATCCAGATTGGGCGTAACCGGGGGCAGTTATGGTGGCTTCATGACCAACTGGATTGTTGGACACACGGACCGCTTTAAGGCCGCTGTTACCCAGCGTTCCATCTCCAACTGGTTATCCTTCTATGGCGTCAGTGACATTGGCTATTTCTTCACGGAAGATCAGATTGGCGGTAACGCGTGGGATGACACGGAAAAACTGTGGAAACATTCCCCGCTCGCTTATGTCGGCAACGTGAGTACTCCGCTGCTCATTTTGCATGGCGAACAGGATCTGCGGTGTCCAATTGAACAGGCCGAGCAATTATACATTGCGTTGAAACGGCGTAAGCAGACAACAAGGCTCGTTCGTTTCCCAGGCGCCAACCACGAGTTGTCCCGTGGAGGTCACCCTCACTTGAGGGTACGCCGTTTGGAGCATATTGCCGGATGGTTTAACGAGTACCTGTAA